A window of the Candidatus Bathyarchaeia archaeon genome harbors these coding sequences:
- a CDS encoding geranylgeranylglyceryl/heptaprenylglyceryl phosphate synthase: MTGRVERYLLNKIRQDEAVHLTLLDPEKAPPDIAAKTAREAEKDKTAAIMVGGSTVTSTQLLEATVKAIKKAVKIPVILFPNNITGICPHADAIWFMSLINSSDPYFIVGAHVLGAPLVKKFGLEPLPLGYIIVGEGGAASLIGRAFPIPFDKPELAVAHALAAEYLGMRFVYLEAGSGVKKPVPPNMIRMVKDAVKVPLIVGGGIRSGQHAKEAVRAGADMIVTGNITEEGSTLIRLKELISSARSE, encoded by the coding sequence ATGACTGGGCGTGTCGAAAGATACCTGCTTAACAAGATACGACAGGATGAGGCAGTTCACCTAACCCTCTTAGACCCTGAGAAGGCGCCGCCAGACATTGCAGCAAAAACTGCCCGCGAGGCGGAGAAGGACAAGACAGCGGCGATCATGGTTGGCGGTTCAACTGTTACATCAACGCAGCTTCTTGAAGCGACAGTGAAAGCCATCAAAAAAGCTGTCAAAATACCTGTGATCCTATTTCCAAACAATATTACTGGCATCTGTCCACATGCCGACGCTATATGGTTTATGTCGCTGATCAACTCGTCAGATCCCTATTTCATTGTGGGCGCACATGTCTTAGGAGCGCCGTTAGTCAAGAAGTTCGGCTTGGAGCCATTACCCTTAGGCTACATTATCGTTGGCGAAGGCGGGGCAGCCAGCCTCATTGGGCGCGCGTTTCCCATACCTTTTGACAAGCCTGAGCTTGCAGTTGCACACGCTTTGGCAGCTGAGTATCTCGGAATGCGCTTTGTCTATCTGGAGGCGGGTTCGGGAGTGAAGAAACCTGTGCCACCAAATATGATTAGGATGGTTAAGGACGCGGTCAAGGTTCCTTTGATTGTTGGAGGAGGTATAAGAAGCGGCCAACACGCTAAAGAAGCTGTGAGGGCTGGAGCTGATATGATTGTCACTGGAAACATCACAGAGGAAGGCAGCACACTGATCAGGCTGAAGGAGTTAATCAGTAGCGCAAGAAGCGAATAG
- a CDS encoding NAD+ synthase, whose amino-acid sequence MMLTKQVLKLDLQTTTVRLERFIKDYVQKVGAKGIVLALSGGIDSSTIAALSAMSIGGPSVLALYMPERETGEELDFKHSKMLAKKFGFVLERLDITGILEAYYKAIQAFDPKDLVSKGNIKARARAICVYYHANHQNRIVVGPSDKSETMMGYFTKWGDVAADISPLMDLYKTQVRQLAAYIGVPAEIVAKPSTPKLWPEQLAEEELGIKYETLDLILFGLENFMSAEEIAKQLNLSPKRVEDIKTRWLSMEHKRRAPLTMKMQYRTVGADFRLPYTQPDQRKRTERKRG is encoded by the coding sequence ATGATGCTGACAAAACAAGTTCTCAAACTCGACTTGCAAACAACCACAGTCCGCCTTGAACGTTTCATAAAAGATTACGTTCAAAAGGTCGGCGCTAAGGGAATAGTTCTGGCACTCTCGGGTGGAATAGACAGCTCAACGATAGCTGCACTCTCAGCCATGTCCATAGGAGGCCCCAGCGTGCTAGCGCTCTACATGCCTGAAAGGGAAACGGGAGAAGAGCTTGACTTTAAGCACTCCAAGATGCTGGCCAAGAAGTTCGGCTTCGTTCTCGAACGTCTTGACATCACGGGCATACTCGAAGCGTATTACAAGGCGATCCAAGCATTTGACCCAAAGGATCTGGTAAGCAAAGGAAACATCAAGGCAAGAGCCCGCGCCATATGCGTCTACTACCATGCTAACCATCAAAACCGAATTGTGGTAGGACCATCTGACAAATCCGAAACCATGATGGGCTACTTCACGAAATGGGGCGATGTGGCAGCCGACATTTCACCCTTAATGGACCTGTACAAAACCCAAGTTAGGCAACTCGCCGCGTACATAGGAGTCCCAGCTGAAATCGTGGCAAAACCTTCGACCCCCAAACTCTGGCCAGAGCAACTTGCAGAGGAAGAACTTGGCATTAAATACGAGACATTGGATCTAATCCTGTTCGGACTTGAGAATTTCATGAGTGCTGAAGAAATCGCTAAGCAACTAAACCTGTCGCCGAAACGCGTTGAAGACATTAAGACGCGTTGGCTGTCCATGGAACACAAGAGGCGAGCACCTTTAACCATGAAGATGCAATACAGAACAGTGGGAGCAGACTTCAGGCTACCATATACTCAACCTGACCAAAGGAAAAGAACGGAGAGAAAGAGAGGATGA
- a CDS encoding carbon-nitrogen hydrolase family protein has product MSDKITIALGQMSCHVGDKQRNMETMKKLIRKAKKNKADLIAFPELALTGYVVRDRAYELAEPVPNGPSVHEIEKIAAKEDIYLVFGMIERSAKARAVLHNSAVLVGPRGYIGKYQKMHLPTHSVFEEKRYFRPGYQASVFPTDAGNIGMIICYDIYFPEVTRLLSLKGANIIVCISASPSVRRGFFETLTAARAMENSVFLAFANLAGIEDGLQFWGGSRIIAPSGSLIARAKYDVDDMTTATIDYSDINRVQAWVPTLRDLRPEVFDQLREEAEKL; this is encoded by the coding sequence ATGAGTGACAAGATCACAATTGCGCTAGGGCAAATGTCTTGCCATGTCGGAGACAAGCAGCGCAACATGGAAACCATGAAGAAGCTGATCCGCAAAGCCAAAAAGAATAAGGCAGATTTGATTGCCTTTCCAGAACTCGCTCTCACTGGATACGTTGTTAGAGACAGAGCATACGAGCTGGCTGAACCAGTGCCCAACGGTCCATCGGTGCACGAAATTGAGAAGATCGCAGCGAAAGAGGACATATACTTAGTTTTTGGGATGATTGAGAGAAGCGCCAAGGCCCGCGCCGTCCTGCACAATTCCGCTGTTCTAGTTGGACCAAGAGGCTACATTGGCAAATACCAGAAAATGCACTTGCCCACGCACAGCGTATTCGAGGAGAAACGCTACTTCCGCCCAGGATATCAGGCGTCTGTATTTCCAACGGATGCCGGAAACATTGGCATGATCATCTGCTACGACATATATTTCCCCGAAGTCACCCGATTGCTCAGTTTGAAAGGAGCAAACATCATTGTATGCATATCAGCATCGCCATCTGTTCGTCGAGGATTCTTCGAGACGTTAACTGCTGCGAGAGCCATGGAAAACAGCGTGTTTCTAGCCTTCGCGAACCTCGCAGGCATCGAAGACGGACTGCAGTTTTGGGGTGGAAGCCGAATCATAGCTCCAAGTGGAAGCCTCATCGCACGGGCCAAGTACGACGTGGACGACATGACTACTGCGACAATAGACTACTCTGACATAAACCGCGTTCAAGCTTGGGTTCCGACTCTTCGCGACCTACGCCCAGAGGTTTTCGACCAACTGCGAGAAGAAGCCGAGAAACTCTAA
- a CDS encoding helix-turn-helix domain-containing protein: MFPFPRQTLLVAEPLFIFTVFFIFLTMASTLLYYKRVRQASKAYEEAKNTVSDIVISFDKQLSRQEEEVGVAMQKIEVQAARGEKLSRRLDEQEDRITTGLGELSSKVQTLPEVESVKTVLSGLTEKVEGLARAQEEWKKRAISVTESQIEAAIPLKREQALAPLTDTELRVLEFIATSPSGERTAPEVQEIIRLTREHTARLMKKLYEGGYLERRDAKTPYAYRVKEEMLRMLKKSEAKA, translated from the coding sequence ATGTTCCCTTTTCCGAGACAGACGTTGTTAGTTGCTGAGCCTCTTTTCATCTTCACAGTCTTTTTCATCTTTCTCACAATGGCCTCGACTCTGTTATACTACAAGCGAGTCAGGCAGGCTTCCAAGGCATATGAGGAGGCTAAGAACACTGTGAGCGACATAGTGATCAGCTTCGACAAGCAGCTCAGCAGGCAAGAGGAGGAGGTAGGTGTAGCCATGCAGAAGATTGAGGTTCAAGCGGCTAGGGGCGAGAAGCTTTCTCGACGACTTGATGAGCAAGAAGACCGCATCACCACAGGCCTAGGAGAACTCAGTTCAAAAGTGCAGACGCTTCCAGAGGTCGAATCAGTGAAGACCGTCTTGAGTGGCTTGACAGAGAAAGTCGAAGGTTTGGCAAGAGCGCAAGAAGAGTGGAAGAAACGTGCAATATCCGTAACCGAGTCCCAAATCGAAGCGGCTATTCCTTTGAAACGGGAACAAGCTCTCGCGCCGTTGACTGACACGGAGCTTCGTGTGCTAGAGTTCATCGCGACCTCGCCTTCCGGCGAAAGAACAGCGCCCGAGGTACAAGAAATCATAAGATTGACCAGAGAGCACACCGCCAGGTTGATGAAGAAGCTTTATGAAGGCGGTTACTTGGAGCGCCGAGATGCTAAAACCCCCTACGCATATCGAGTAAAAGAGGAAATGCTGAGAATGTTGAAGAAAAGCGAAGCTAAAGCCTAG
- a CDS encoding ATP-binding protein — protein MSEPIAFVCGTKGDSVSFFLNQGINLSFGQIVRIDSGERSFYARVVNAESKSTLDTIEQLREAQGKEAFGPYSSFRCVEAILFLERRGSRARSPTFNPNYRDRVFAADGEDCKILRLSGELEVGSLRSGEQLLGSAGINIEAIPLMMGMFGMTGSGKTNTELMLNAQIIDNSPKTVALIFDFAGQLLEGKGIKPQKGLRDHPLFHSKVQYYSARDGKMSVGLYTITPEKLITLFPDIGLPQFRLARKLFRKLGKTWIEDSREAYGAEGYQGVGRLADYKMKHVVEALMLKVSSLSHDLFPSSDYSFIDSITQNVCRGITCLVDISGISSDEQNKITCLTASAVAQHYKRIWEENYEDWKELPTLLITLEEAHEFLDPNKPKTIFSDIALTYRKYRVGLNAVTPRPSRINFDVFAELWTKVLMKTELRKDRVYLTENTPYLEYSDTEIKMLDVGEALLISEPKIRFAVPVKVTHFPEYLEKKGAADYGLQASKAHADMDEKLRRLREAGGSAVQEGSARL, from the coding sequence ATGTCTGAGCCAATCGCGTTCGTGTGTGGAACTAAAGGAGATTCTGTTTCCTTCTTCCTTAATCAGGGCATCAACCTTTCGTTCGGGCAGATTGTGCGTATAGATTCTGGGGAAAGAAGCTTTTATGCAAGAGTTGTTAACGCTGAGAGCAAATCCACTCTCGACACTATAGAGCAACTACGTGAAGCGCAGGGAAAGGAAGCCTTCGGTCCATACTCGTCTTTTCGGTGCGTTGAAGCCATCTTGTTTCTGGAGAGGCGAGGAAGCCGGGCGCGCTCTCCAACGTTCAACCCTAACTACAGGGACAGGGTCTTCGCCGCTGATGGGGAGGACTGCAAGATTCTAAGGCTTTCAGGGGAGTTAGAGGTTGGTAGCCTGCGCTCTGGCGAGCAATTGCTCGGATCGGCTGGAATCAACATTGAAGCTATACCCTTAATGATGGGCATGTTCGGGATGACTGGCTCCGGAAAAACAAACACGGAACTGATGTTAAACGCCCAGATAATTGATAATAGCCCCAAGACCGTGGCGCTCATCTTCGACTTCGCTGGGCAACTGCTTGAAGGCAAGGGAATCAAGCCTCAAAAGGGCCTGAGAGACCACCCCTTGTTCCACAGCAAGGTCCAGTATTATTCCGCTCGAGACGGCAAGATGTCTGTCGGTTTGTACACAATCACGCCTGAAAAACTCATCACGCTTTTCCCTGACATAGGCTTGCCACAGTTTAGGTTAGCCCGCAAGCTTTTCAGGAAACTTGGCAAAACGTGGATCGAGGATTCGCGTGAAGCTTACGGTGCCGAAGGCTATCAAGGAGTCGGGCGTCTGGCAGACTACAAAATGAAGCATGTAGTTGAAGCTTTGATGCTGAAGGTGTCGTCATTGTCTCACGATCTTTTCCCGTCTTCAGATTATAGTTTCATTGATAGCATCACTCAGAACGTTTGCAGAGGAATAACCTGCCTAGTCGACATATCAGGGATTAGCTCAGATGAGCAGAACAAGATCACATGCCTTACTGCATCGGCAGTGGCGCAGCACTATAAACGCATCTGGGAAGAAAACTACGAGGACTGGAAGGAGCTACCCACTCTTCTCATAACTTTGGAGGAAGCGCACGAATTCCTTGATCCAAACAAGCCCAAGACAATCTTCTCCGACATAGCCTTAACATACCGAAAATACCGTGTGGGACTCAACGCCGTCACACCCAGACCCTCGAGAATCAACTTCGATGTTTTCGCTGAACTGTGGACAAAGGTGCTTATGAAAACCGAGTTGCGCAAGGATCGCGTCTACTTGACTGAGAACACGCCGTATTTGGAATACAGCGACACAGAGATCAAAATGCTCGACGTTGGAGAGGCTCTGCTGATATCAGAGCCAAAAATCAGATTTGCTGTTCCCGTGAAGGTCACGCATTTCCCCGAATATCTTGAGAAGAAAGGAGCAGCGGATTACGGACTGCAGGCGTCAAAGGCTCACGCAGACATGGATGAAAAGCTTAGGCGTCTTCGAGAGGCTGGCGGAAGCGCAGTGCAGGAAGGCTCAGCTAGGCTTTAG
- a CDS encoding DNA double-strand break repair nuclease NurA: protein MSEDFAEMQRRLSLYVEKGSVAGCTDAKAEPVIAIKADRSNIQPLPKMGKFDGHFLAVDCSTRTLKRANNWGVYLMRAAYAVVKDRVVDWDFKERMCTAIGDAYTRSNLLTDVRIELESQMALDLLHQKDRSFYYEDTYPRSSYLLLDGGGYFGGDRKFRVTLYDECEKAEINLLAVCKNSPSLRDEKGRDLIATTSTLSPYDTWVCHPIREADKDKSLYGDISLVKLSRDSPRVFRCDIMEYLTERGISEVLAPLTTVAEDPRALGYPIPLFLAHEFSGPSDPMLLSYLDEVETSLTEAGLLDTLRREEYTCSFADELHGVKYPFKREMIADYV, encoded by the coding sequence ATGAGTGAAGACTTCGCAGAAATGCAACGACGTCTCAGTCTCTATGTGGAGAAGGGAAGCGTTGCAGGGTGCACGGACGCAAAGGCGGAGCCAGTTATTGCCATAAAAGCGGACAGATCTAATATTCAACCACTGCCAAAAATGGGAAAGTTTGATGGCCATTTCCTAGCGGTAGACTGCTCCACCCGGACCCTCAAGAGAGCGAATAATTGGGGAGTATACCTTATGAGGGCAGCATATGCCGTAGTAAAGGATCGTGTTGTCGACTGGGACTTCAAAGAAAGAATGTGCACTGCAATAGGAGACGCATATACTCGTAGTAACCTTCTCACAGATGTGAGAATCGAGCTGGAGAGCCAAATGGCGCTTGACCTTTTGCACCAGAAAGACAGGTCATTTTACTACGAGGATACGTATCCTCGTAGTAGCTACCTCTTGCTTGACGGGGGAGGATATTTCGGCGGCGACAGAAAATTTCGAGTAACACTTTATGACGAGTGCGAGAAAGCCGAAATCAACCTCTTGGCCGTCTGCAAGAACTCTCCGTCGCTTCGAGACGAAAAGGGGCGGGATCTTATAGCTACTACGAGTACACTCTCTCCCTACGACACTTGGGTGTGCCATCCCATAAGAGAAGCGGACAAAGACAAGAGCTTGTACGGCGACATTTCTCTTGTTAAGTTGAGTAGAGATAGTCCGCGCGTTTTTCGCTGCGATATCATGGAATATCTGACAGAAAGGGGAATCAGTGAGGTGTTGGCTCCACTCACTACGGTGGCGGAGGATCCTAGAGCCCTTGGATATCCCATTCCACTCTTTCTCGCTCACGAGTTCTCGGGGCCTTCAGACCCGATGCTTCTCTCATACCTTGATGAAGTCGAAACCTCACTTACCGAGGCAGGATTGCTGGACACGCTTCGGCGAGAGGAATACACATGCAGTTTTGCAGATGAACTTCATGGCGTGAAATACCCATTCAAGAGGGAGATGATTGCTGACTATGTCTGA
- a CDS encoding ORC1-type DNA replication protein codes for MNNTDVLSCVFDGFLNGKQILENREVLRHDYVPETLPHREAQVRFLGETVTPVLKGERCSNIFVYGKTGTGKTAVMKFVLNKLSQKAAQLNLPVNVCYVNCRIAGTEYRVLSGLCDAIGVRVPFTGLALGEVFDRLHRGLDAHRGVFIAVLDEVDALIKQRGDVILYELTRINETLRHAKTTLVGISNDLTFKEFLDPRVLSSLSEEEIVFKPYNAAELLDILLDRAKLAFHEHVLSEGAVGLCAALAAAEHGDARRALDLLRVAGELAEREGAPQLLEGHIRQAEKRIEHDRMTEALRNLPLHSKLVLCSVYLLFKVQASEGCVTGNIYEVYSELCEQAGISPLTQRRVSGLINELDVIGLLNTQVVNMGRYGRTKKIRLSITPALFRNVYSDDERLGQLMTYSPKLATLVSRSRR; via the coding sequence TTGAATAACACAGACGTTCTCAGTTGCGTGTTCGACGGTTTTCTGAATGGAAAGCAGATTCTGGAAAACAGAGAGGTGCTCCGACACGATTACGTGCCGGAAACACTGCCTCACCGCGAAGCGCAGGTTCGTTTTTTGGGCGAGACCGTGACCCCTGTCCTCAAAGGTGAACGATGCTCGAACATCTTTGTCTACGGCAAAACGGGCACGGGCAAGACGGCTGTCATGAAATTCGTGCTGAACAAATTGTCTCAAAAAGCGGCTCAGCTCAATCTTCCTGTAAACGTTTGCTACGTGAACTGCAGAATCGCAGGCACCGAGTATCGCGTGTTGTCTGGTCTCTGTGACGCAATTGGTGTACGCGTTCCTTTCACAGGCTTGGCGTTGGGCGAGGTTTTTGATCGTTTACACAGAGGCTTGGATGCTCACCGAGGGGTCTTTATCGCCGTGTTGGATGAGGTTGACGCTTTGATAAAACAGAGAGGCGATGTCATCCTGTACGAGTTGACCCGCATAAATGAAACCCTACGACATGCTAAAACAACACTGGTTGGCATTTCCAACGACCTCACGTTTAAGGAATTCTTGGACCCGCGGGTCTTGAGCTCGCTCAGCGAAGAAGAGATCGTTTTTAAACCATACAACGCCGCTGAGCTTCTGGACATCTTACTCGACCGGGCAAAGCTTGCCTTTCATGAACATGTGCTATCAGAAGGAGCCGTAGGTCTGTGTGCCGCCTTGGCAGCAGCTGAACACGGGGACGCCAGACGCGCGCTTGATCTTCTCCGAGTCGCTGGGGAGCTGGCTGAACGTGAAGGAGCGCCACAACTCCTCGAGGGCCACATAAGGCAGGCTGAGAAGCGTATAGAACACGATCGTATGACAGAGGCCCTCCGGAACCTGCCTCTCCACTCAAAGCTGGTCTTGTGCAGTGTTTATCTTCTGTTTAAGGTACAGGCCTCGGAAGGCTGCGTCACCGGCAATATATACGAAGTCTACAGTGAACTCTGCGAACAAGCAGGAATATCTCCGTTGACGCAGAGAAGGGTCAGCGGCTTGATCAATGAACTGGATGTGATTGGCTTGCTTAACACGCAGGTAGTCAACATGGGTCGCTATGGGCGAACCAAGAAAATACGACTAAGCATCACTCCCGCTCTCTTCAGAAATGTGTACTCCGATGACGAGAGACTAGGCCAGCTTATGACGTACTCTCCAAAGCTTGCGACTCTGGTTTCGAGAAGCAGACGTTGA
- a CDS encoding DNA-directed DNA polymerase II small subunit, which yields MSERLHRAVSFTIQSGYQLDGEAFTFLETLSKTEDPVALMEKVTKRIDEAEQKPLFITRNLIEETVTKTPDTQLETAEQLAPEPPPFFESRSEAFRPPAMDIASDIKVLEDPTLTMDTVGSMEEYQEYFVDRFRRLQRFLRQRMDARDASTISEALKAPVNAKIKVIGMLTERRESKQRAFLRLEDMDSTVTVMVYPDLEGSVRERVQALLLDQVVCINAIKAKNDLLILEDVLFPDVPQKAPNKAKEPVYAALISDLHVGSKLFMRAEFNRFLMWLNGKLGDERWREIAGQVKYVVIAGDLVDGIGIYPKQTKELAIKNIHRQYAAVAKYVEHIPDYIELVITPGNHDASRKALPQPALPKEYAEPVYEARHVTSLGNPCTLSLHGVEMLTYHGRSLDDVIANTPNASFNAPEEAMKLLLRGRHLAPIYGQRTPIAPGKRDFLVIERIPDIFHAGHVHVQGYSRYRGVLVVNSGAWQKQTEYMSKLGLNPTPGIIPVVNLQTLQVATLNFNAA from the coding sequence GTGAGCGAGCGACTGCACCGGGCTGTCTCATTCACAATACAGTCAGGTTATCAGCTCGACGGCGAAGCCTTCACTTTCCTTGAGACCTTATCGAAAACTGAAGATCCCGTTGCGCTAATGGAAAAAGTGACAAAGAGGATCGACGAAGCCGAACAAAAGCCTCTGTTCATAACTCGAAATCTCATCGAAGAAACCGTCACAAAGACGCCAGACACCCAGCTGGAAACAGCTGAGCAATTGGCTCCTGAACCTCCGCCTTTCTTCGAATCGAGAAGCGAAGCTTTCAGACCACCTGCAATGGACATTGCCTCCGACATCAAAGTGCTCGAAGATCCTACGCTCACGATGGACACGGTTGGATCAATGGAGGAATATCAAGAGTACTTCGTGGATCGCTTTAGGCGCCTGCAAAGATTCTTGAGGCAAAGGATGGACGCCAGAGATGCCTCCACAATTTCCGAAGCCCTAAAGGCTCCAGTCAACGCCAAAATCAAAGTCATAGGAATGCTTACAGAGAGACGCGAGTCCAAACAACGAGCCTTCTTGCGCCTCGAAGACATGGACTCTACTGTCACGGTAATGGTTTATCCAGACCTTGAGGGTTCAGTTCGCGAGCGAGTTCAAGCGTTACTCCTAGATCAAGTTGTGTGCATTAACGCAATCAAAGCGAAAAACGATCTACTCATCCTTGAAGACGTGCTTTTCCCAGACGTGCCTCAAAAGGCTCCCAACAAGGCAAAAGAGCCAGTCTACGCCGCGCTGATATCAGATTTACACGTTGGAAGCAAATTGTTCATGCGCGCTGAGTTCAACCGGTTTCTAATGTGGTTAAACGGGAAACTCGGAGATGAGCGTTGGCGAGAGATAGCCGGGCAAGTCAAATACGTGGTAATTGCAGGAGACCTAGTCGACGGTATAGGCATATACCCCAAACAGACCAAGGAACTTGCGATTAAGAACATACACCGTCAATATGCTGCAGTGGCCAAATACGTTGAGCATATCCCAGACTACATCGAACTCGTGATTACTCCAGGAAACCACGATGCCTCCCGGAAGGCGCTACCCCAACCAGCTCTTCCTAAAGAATATGCTGAACCAGTGTATGAGGCAAGACACGTAACCTCACTCGGAAATCCCTGCACTTTAAGCCTTCATGGCGTTGAAATGTTGACCTACCATGGGCGAAGTTTGGACGACGTTATTGCCAACACGCCCAACGCAAGCTTCAATGCACCAGAAGAAGCTATGAAACTGCTCCTTCGAGGAAGACACTTGGCACCAATATATGGTCAGCGCACGCCCATTGCACCAGGGAAACGCGACTTTTTAGTCATTGAGCGAATTCCCGACATTTTTCATGCGGGACACGTTCACGTGCAAGGCTACAGCAGATACCGGGGTGTACTCGTAGTAAACTCAGGAGCTTGGCAAAAGCAAACCGAATACATGAGCAAGCTTGGTTTGAACCCAACCCCCGGAATCATCCCCGTAGTCAACCTTCAAACTCTACAAGTGGCAACACTAAATTTCAATGCAGCATAA
- a CDS encoding phosphate uptake regulator PhoU — translation MELRKVQRTGGGTFFVCLPKNWATRVGLKKSSSVELTEAVDGRLILNAKYNVEHVPEVAVIKPSPLLDREVMGKYLLGYDIIRVEAKDRISSDDRGRIKQSSSRLIGLEIIEEDYSKIVMQCLLEPSAFPPDKILQREHSIASGMHRDAVTALVESDAHLAKNVVSRDIEVNRLYFLLVRILRTVIQNPGLSEKLGILPIDCLDYRLTASLVEAIGDQSVRLAEATIDMKTSKVAKDLSQLLLRLHKAAFDTHENALKAMFTRDIGLAEALRNERSNVEDLVNEIEATLHKSYSNIAPQLLVAATAIRQIFRHGVDIADLVMPKTQ, via the coding sequence ATGGAACTTAGGAAGGTTCAACGCACCGGAGGGGGCACGTTCTTCGTGTGCCTGCCCAAGAATTGGGCCACGCGCGTCGGGTTGAAAAAAAGCTCGTCGGTAGAGCTTACTGAGGCTGTTGACGGGCGCCTCATTCTCAACGCTAAATATAATGTTGAGCACGTGCCCGAAGTCGCAGTTATCAAACCTTCGCCTCTACTTGATCGTGAGGTCATGGGCAAGTATCTGCTTGGCTATGACATTATCCGCGTTGAGGCGAAAGATAGAATTAGCTCAGATGATCGCGGGCGTATTAAGCAGTCTTCGAGTCGTTTGATTGGCCTAGAGATCATTGAAGAAGACTACTCTAAGATTGTTATGCAGTGCTTGCTGGAACCTTCGGCTTTTCCACCGGATAAAATTCTGCAGAGAGAGCATTCAATCGCGTCGGGCATGCATCGTGATGCTGTCACGGCTCTTGTTGAGAGTGACGCTCATCTGGCCAAAAATGTGGTGTCGCGTGACATCGAAGTCAATCGACTGTACTTTCTCTTGGTGCGCATTCTCAGGACAGTTATTCAGAACCCTGGATTAAGTGAGAAGCTTGGCATCTTGCCAATAGACTGCTTAGACTATCGCTTGACTGCGAGCTTAGTTGAAGCTATCGGTGATCAGTCGGTGAGATTGGCTGAGGCGACTATCGACATGAAAACCTCGAAAGTCGCTAAGGACTTGTCTCAGCTGCTCCTACGCTTGCACAAAGCGGCGTTTGACACTCATGAGAATGCTTTGAAGGCAATGTTTACGCGCGACATTGGCTTGGCTGAGGCGTTAAGGAACGAGAGAAGTAATGTTGAGGATTTGGTGAATGAAATAGAGGCCACTCTCCACAAGAGTTATTCGAATATCGCGCCTCAACTGCTGGTAGCTGCAACCGCGATAAGGCAGATCTTCCGTCATGGAGTAGACATCGCCGACTTGGTGATGCCGAAAACACAATAA